The following DNA comes from Excalfactoria chinensis isolate bCotChi1 chromosome 5, bCotChi1.hap2, whole genome shotgun sequence.
TGTGCCAGCAAAAAATGCTGAGCAGGACCACGAGCACAAATATCACTGCACCCCCAATTAAACCTGCAAGCAGAAATGGGGAGCCCAGGTTCTGAGAAGTTGTCTGCTCATGGCTGGAGGGGATGTTGCTGCCATTGTTTGAAAAGGAAGCCTTTGTTGTGGCTTCTGAACAGACAGTGTCTTCTCCAGTTCGGTAATTATTATAAGCATCCAGAGGAACCAAGCAAATCCGATAGGTGGATTTGGGCTCCAGATTTACCAAGCTTAAGTGCTGTTTCTCACCACTAACTATTCGTTCCTGAACAATTCCTCCTACCAGGCTATGGCCCATTTTAACCCACGTGAGTTTATATGCCATCACGGTAAAAAGAGATATCCAGTTAACCTGGATGCAGGTATCATTCACAAAATGGATAGAGAGTTGAATTCGTTCAGATATAGGAGGTGTTaccttttctctgtcttcccTGTCAGGCACAGTGGGGTGTGTGACTATGATAGGAGTCAGAGGACTATACTTAGTACTTGGGGGAGGAACTGATGAGGAGGGAACTAATGTAGTTGGCTTGGCTGTAGCTGGGACTGGGGTGATGATAAGTGACAGACCAGGGGTGGTGGTGGGGCATGACAGCATATTCATATTAAGCTCCCTGACTGCCATACCTCGGACCTGCTCTGGTCCCTGACACATAAAACCCCGTACATTGATGGAAGAGGGAATAAACTTGAGCCATTCAGTGACCCACTTAATACTGCAGTCACACAACCAGGGATTATTCCTTACAGTGAGTTGTCTCAGGTTGTGGAGATCATCAAATACACCCTTTACCAACATACGAAGCTGATTGTTAGAAATATCAAGACGTTCCAGTTTGTGAAGATTTGAGAAGGCTGTAAGTGGTATATGGGTTATCTGGTTGTCTTGCAAGTACAGCCTTAGCAGATGTGTACCTGGAAGATCAGAAGGAGGATAGGTCAGTGAATTACGCACTATAGAGAATTCCTTGAGCTTGGAGAGGTGGCTAAAGGTGCCTTCAGCTATGCCTTTATTAGTAAGCAGATTGCCATCCAGAATCAGACGCTCCAAACTTGTAAGATTCTGGAAGGCCAAGTCTGAAATGACAGCAATTCGGTTTTCATCTACTCGAAGTTCTTGTAAGTCCACTGGAAGGCCTACTGGTACGCTGCTTAAGTGATTCTTGGACAAGAACAGAAGCTTGAGGCTGATGGCTTCCCGGAATGCCCCATCCTCAACTCCAACAGTGGAGATGGAGTTGTCATCCAGGTGCAGTTCTTCCAGTTTCAAGAGCTGAGCAAGAGCAGCCCGAGAAATTGTCTGAATGTTGTTTTCCTGCAAGTGGAGAACCCTGACATTTTTAGGCAGGTTCATTGGGAATTCATCCAATTGGTTGCCATACAGATAGACTGTGTGCACAGACTGAACATTGTGCAACTCTGCAGGAAATCCAGCATTATTAATTTGGTTATTATGGAGGTAGAGGACAGTTACACCCTCTGGTATCCCAAGAGGCACTGAGGTCAAGCTTCGCTCGTTACAGTAGACAAAGTTTCGGTCACAGCGGCACACTTTTGGACAGGCCAAAGTTTTGGAGACCTGCATGTAGAGCCCCAGGGAAAAGATAAGCCATGATTTCATGAGAACAGCCCAGTCTGAGGGCCACATTCTAGTCCAGGAACCCATTTccaatttaaagaaataaagtatcAAATTGTTAAGGAACTGATAACAATAATAAAGGACAAGTAGCAAAATCTCAGGTCATTAAAATTGGCTTCAGTTTATGTCCAGTGTTCAAGCAGAGATAAAGTCCTTCAGGCTAAGTATAAAATAATCCTTTACAGTTGGCCCGCCTCCTACTTTTGATAAGAAAGCCACAGTCCTATTAGCCAGGGTTACAAATCTTGTTGCTTTCCTCCATGTGTGCCAAAAGAAACAATAGCCACGTCCTTATAGGTGAGCAACCAGTTAATTTAAAGCTGCCAAACGTCTGTGTACATGTTGCTTGGAGTGATAGTATTTCCTTTCACTGAAGTCTGTTGATGCTCAGCTTTCTGAAGTCAGCAAAGTCCTCATAACAGCTATCAGCTGGATCTGGACTGCCtgttaaataaaagaagaaaaaaaaaaatgaatatcaTGAAATGTTTAATAGGAAAGATCAGGCCTTTTGGAAGACTATTATAAGGCTGTGCTCTTCATggacttctgaaaaaaaaaaaaaaaaaaaaaaaaaaaaaaaaaaaaaaagcattaatattAAACATTAGCTTAATACTACTATTAAATGGTCTTGAAATAGATTTGAAGTCACTCCAATGACTGAAAGACtttcagtgacttcagtgaAAGCTAGATCTATCACTTCTGCTTGCATATTTTATCTATCCCCAGTCTTTGCCTTCTCACTGAATTTCAAATGCTAATACTTaaagattttacattttttccttaactttacttttttattttacagaactCCAATGAGCCCTATTCATTGAGGCTTGACAGACTAGACTCTAGGCCACACtatttaaactgcattttttatttcctatcagAATCTGGAATGTTCTGCTACTATTTCCATAATGCACTCACATATTTTCTCATTCAGCTTTAATGTACGATGCCAGATTATTGCACCTCCCTACAGTAAATTAGCTATGTATGAGGGGAGTCTTCTAAAAATATGGTAATCTACAAGTACAAGATACTCTGCCGTaaggcatatatatatgttaaagTTATCATCTCGATATTGTTACTTATGTAAACTGTGCTATCAACAGACTTCAGAATTAGCATTCCACTAAATGAAAATGGCTCACACCTGCTCAGTTATTGTTTTATGATATCAGCtcagaaaacaacagttttcCTAGAGAACTCCTTCTTTGGAACCATAGAGACACttcttttaattctgctttgtGGTAGTTGGtgaatttcttcattaaaaaaatagttctCATGTAGATGAGTTTATATTTACTTACTGTATGTACAAATATGTATAACTATGTATAAAATCGTGAAATATAAGAGATGTGTTTTATAACCCAAAATAGAGGATATAAATAAGTATTGCAGATCTCGGTATCTTCCATTGTAAttacacaaacaaaataatttcacaaaTTTTTTGATTAAACTCAAAGTTCTCTGACTGTGATTTAAGTTGAATAGAAATCATCTTTGAAATTcaattttttgttatttaaacaGACTAAGAATCACCCATCTTtttcagaagtgaaagaaatgtaattcaGTAGTACATGAAAGGTTGTCTTTCTGTTACAGTTGTACAGTTGTACAGTTTATAACATGTCCGAAACAATACATGAGACTCTAAGTTCAGAAAATCCCTTTAGGAGTCAAAATCTTTTATCCCTGCAATCTTGCATTTGTGGATTATCATTCCTATTTGGAGTATCATTAGATAGCAGCCTCATGTCAAGAACAGCTAGAGAGAGATAAAAACCAAGACCCTGAAAAGCCCTCTAATTCACCACTATTTCTTCAAATAGTAAATGTACCATAATGCATGGTGTCCTTTTCTTGAAATGGTAAGATTATCTACACCACTATTCAAAGATTTATCTCTCAGAGGCACATTTTGGTgaagagttttctttttaatcacatGAGAACTTGTGATTCTGTAGCAGGATTAATATGATTCTAGGTGTGACAGTTTATCTGACTCTTATATGTCCTGTCTCCCACCTAGATCATACTTCTCTGATCTGTCCTGAcattgtctttttaaaataagaaggaaTGTGCAGAAGAGCCTCCTCTGAGATGCGTGGGACTGCACAGAATAATAATGGTTCTCTCACCCCCTTTCTGTCATCAGAGACAATCTGCACCTCCCGCAGGAACAATACATtatatttagttttgttttgatcaCAAATATGATTGTTGAGTAGGCTTTTCTGACACTCAGCTATGATAGAAAGCCAAGTTGAGGGCATGCAGTCACAGCCAGCTGCAACTCCTGATACACGGGGGATCTCCTGAGGTGAGAATGTTGTATTAATATGTACCTATAACTTTACCTTACTCTAAGACTCTGCCTGAAGTAGCTCTCTGCTTGGTAAATATGGCTTCtaaataaaagatttaagtAAAAAATTTAGTAAATTGGGTCAAGTCATGCAGTGCTTCCTATTTGGTATTAAAAGAATTTTGACTGGATGGtgactgaaaaacaacagaactttGGAAGGTGACACTCTGGAATTCCCCTCCTTTTTATGGTTACAATGATTCTGCACtcaaaaatctttcaaaacTTTTCTGATGAATGTTAGCTTCCCCTATACTGCTGATGCCGGTTGACTACACTACTGGTGTtgggatttggactagatgaccccTAAATGTTCCTTCAACTCTacagattctatgattctatgatctgtgtgacactcagctgaacatgagccaacagtgtgtccaggtggccaagaaggacaATGGCATCCTAAcatgtatcagaaatagtgtatCAAGCAGGACGAGCAGGACCAAGGAGGTGATCATCCTGCTGGACTCAGCCTGTACCTCAAGtagtgtgttcagttttgggtccctcaccacaagaaagacatgggtTAGTGGACGAgattggtggtaggtggatgttTGGACTACATATATTTTCCAACTTTTTCCAACTAcatgtcttttccaacttcagtgattgcatgattctgtgaaaaaggGTCCTTTTATTAATGCCTGTATCCTAAATTCCAACAAGCATACTAGTAACTACTACGCTGAGACTATAAAGCTCATAGTACAGAAAATATGCATTGTCACTCAGGCAGCTACTGTTGATTGTATTAAGCAAGAGCACAAGGACAAATCTAATAAGATATTTATGACTTCAGAGTTGACTGTGGTGTAACAGAGGGAAgcagtaaagaagaaaatatacaacTGAATGTgttcaaataaattattttggtAAGACTTTACTTCAGTATTCAGCTATTCAATAATAATTGGTGGTTGGAACAGTTGCAAGAGCAGAATATTTCAGCTGATCTCAAAAACCCAAATGCAAATTGAGTTATGTCCCTGCATTAGAATTTTCCGTCCCAAGTATGTAAAAAATATCAGATTTGAGCAACAGTCttgatttgaaaatgaaattcctGGAACGAAAAACATCTAGGGCTGATTCCAGAAGGCTGGAAAAGTTGTCTTTGGCTAATCATCAATGCTGAGAGCAGGTAGAATAATTGTGCTTTCTCCCCATCTCTgtaatgtttgctttctgaagcaaaatctctattttcagtacttttagAAGATCTTAACTGAGTCTGTCCATAAACGAATTGCTTATTTGCAGAGGCAAAATTATTGTGAAGACAGCAAATTCTAAAAATCAAGCTGGGAAGAGAGGATAAGGGTAAAAGAATACATTGCGGttaacatgttttattttatttaaaccaACTAGCAGTAATAATACCTCTgctcatcatcatcttcatcatttttgtttccatttctttatcATATACACTCAGTATCTATTATTTCCCACTGTATCCTCCTTGGAGCAAAGGACATGTCTTCAAAGTTTCTAGGACATTTCCCGTCATACTGCAACCGGGATATTAAATCCTGTTAGgatttaagaaatgaaatatagaAGTTGAGTGAAGCATACTGAAATCGATGAGAGCATATGTACATGTTTTAGGTGGCCATGTATGAAAATTTGGCTTAGTGGCCTGAGTTCCTGACATCAATGAAAATGTTCCCCTCTACATCTTAGAAGTTTTTGATGAATATTTTTATCTCATTGTTTTCTCAAACCTGCTTTATTAAAATTCTCTTTTGGCATAACTAATATCTACCTTTGAGTGTTGGATAAAAATTtcaaattttcttctgttcaaatCTGTAACTAAACTGCTACTTTCATATGCTTTGTTTAAAGTTATTAAAAAGGCTGAAACATCTGTCTGGAAGTTGGAATGGTGAAGGTTTTTTAAGAATCCCTATGACTGCTGAGGAGCATCCACATAATTTCAGGCTTCAGTCATCTTGCTTTGCATAGGCCATGCAATTTAGCttcaataaatatttgcatttcaataattaatatatattactGAAAATGCTACCAAGTTAGAACCCTGTAGTACATAGGGATAAAAACTAGCAAACATCTCACTAGCAGGTATTTTACAGATATCTTTCCTAACTTGCTCAACAGTCCTGCTTTGATGGCTGGGTCTACAGTGTataaaaaatctttcaaatgGCCAAAGGGCAACCTTCACCACCTTTCATGCTATGGAACTCCAAGCGCACAGTCCCAGATGCAGTAGTCAAGCCTCTGTGGCTGCCTCAGAACCTCTTGAGGTTCAGGGAGGAGAAAACAAGCACAGGAATCAAGGAGGATGAATAGCTTGTGGAATACAATCTGCATATATATACTTACAGTCCTGTGCTACAAACACAGGAGTCTTGCTGTGTTCCTGAAACAAGCTTGTCTGTCTTCATGTTGTACACAAACGCTATTAATTTTTTAGAAGAAGTATAAAATAAGAATGTTAACTACTCCATCCTTCACGGAatcctaaaaataattaaaagcagttcCTAGGGACCTGGATATTTTTTCTGATAATCCAACCACATAGCATCACTTTTCCCAGCAGCTTATCTATTTATCTGAACCTGAAtgccacaaataaataaacaaattagcAAGCCAAATTTGAATGTCAAAAATTGACATACATCAAAAAGCAagtaaaaccaaaaccagatgATAGTCTACTCTTTTCACTACTACCAGACTGTGAATACTATTCAGTACAAAACCACTGTCTTTGCTTTTCCACAGATCAAGGTCAAAATCAAGTCATAATCTTACTCTGCATAATTATCTTACATAGTTAAGTACAAGGCTATTATGTCTGGAATCAAATAacactcagaaaacaaatataattcAATTTCTCAGGAACCCAGCACTTCAGAAAGATGTTCTGTATTTCTATCACTTggcaacaaaaataattgcataATAATACCtgagaaatgtcttttttttcctatttaagtAGAGCTTGCATCTATATATGAATGAATGTTATACATTTTTACTGAGTAGGAGCCAAAAGTGTAGGTTTACTGTGTATGATTCTCTAGGAGTTACTTGGTTTCAAATATCCTTAATATCAAACTATAATGTCTTCATCACAGGCACAGAGAAAATGGCATTATTTCTTGAGAAACTAAAGTACTTTTATGGGAAAACTTTTTGCACGCTTGCTGCTGTGGCTGTCTCATATTTAGGAGTGCACACAATGTAAGAAGAAGAGgtaaggaggaagaaaaagaggtgaaaaacaagacaagaaaTCCTCTCTTGTGCTTCTCCTTAAGTGAATACTGTTATCAGAACAGTGGTCAGTAGCCAGTACTGGAAAGAAGAACATGTCTCTGCTCACAGTTGAAAACACAATGAAGTCCATATGGACAGATTTTGGCAGAGTAAGTCATTACTACCTTTGAAGTACTGTTATAAGAATGATTCAGCAAATACACACAATGAGCTCTTCCTTTGTATTCTTCTCTGCCTTGATCAgggcatttctgtttctgcctcCTATTTTGCTCTTATAGCCACTTTCAGAATCTCAGATCAAGCAGCCTGCTGGAGGCAAGTGAAGTGAATCTGGATCAGACTAGGCAGAGACAGGACAAAGTTCAGAAAGTGGTTTATATTGCAGCTATGGGTGTAAAGACCTTTCTCTCTCTTGCTCCTCTAAGTCTCACTTTCCAGCAACAATTCTGCAAATTATTAAGCAGACATATTCTCCAGAAGGATGCGGGCTTCAAGAAGTCATTTCTTCAAAGGCGTGACATTATGAGCAACAAAAGCTTTACATTTGGAAATGTGAATCAAATAATGGTTCTTGCCAGTGAACAGAAATCTGACAGATCCCAATTCCTATCCTCCAGGAAATAAAGCTAAGACAGCAAAAAACTCTCCTCTCtgttcactgaaaacaaaaaacaaaaccaaacaaacaaaataacccaaaacaaaaacaaaccaaaaagttTAAATATGAAACTTTACCCCTCCCATTTTTCCATTCCCACCTCCAAGCAATACAACGTCTCTTCACTAATAGGAGTGAATCCTAATAGGATTACCACTGGTTTGTTAGCTTGACAGCCTCTCTGCTGCATGACTGATAAACATTTGATCTTTATAGCATTCTGGGAAAATTACTATTTATGTGTTCTAATATTGAGCATTGTTCCAAGTTagaattttatttgctttatagTTCAGGCTTGTTCTTTGCCTAGAAGTACTACAGAGTGCAATTGTTGCACAGAAATGAGGAGGTCAAAATAGAGAGCAAGCTACTGGACCACCTGGAGCAGTCACTGTAtaccaggaaggaaaaaactgaAGTAGCTGCAAGATCCATATCTAAAGCCTTCAAGTCAAGGCTGCCCTTCATTCCATCGGACATTTTGCTCTGCCAAATGTCTGACTCAATTTAGTGGACTTGTCTACTAGTGGACAAGTGGATATATGTGCATAAGTTCAGACATGAAGATTGCTGTCTGCCAAGACTGCCTGTCTGTATTGTTGTTCCTGTGTTTAATTCACTAGTTATTTATCTGTGAGAGAAGAACATTATTCACAAAAATGGATGTTGTGTAACTTTGTCAAGATTGTATCACCTGTGACAATTAATTAAACAACAGCAACTACAGACTATGAGCcctgaaacatctgtatttccATTCAGCAAGTAAAAATTCATCTCTACTTGTGTGAACAGATGCCCTATTGATCAATACAATCTTTTCCATAGTCAGTGAAATCAGAGTATATGACTGTATTTggaaatgataataataaaaatcaatttcaaTTTCAGAAACTAAATGCTATAGAACATCTAGTAGCAAATATCAAAGAAAGTACACTTTCTATTGCAAGAAGACACTATGGTGCTATCCACCCAAATTTATCTTTCAGTTTGTTGTATCATGTAGTCTAATCTGAATGTCTGTCTGCATGGATTAATCTTACACAAATTTCTGCTATTAAATGTTTCAGCTTCTGGCAAAACCAGGAGGGTAATTCTAGAAATGGAAAATTGCCTCTAGAGTTCTGAATTCTAATGTAAGAATCAtcaaaaacagttatttcagccAGCTGTAGCTATCAGAGGAAAAGTTAATGAAGACTCATACagcaattcaaaacaaaatctttgcCATCACAGGCATGTAGGACTTCATCATAAAAcataagggagaaaaaaatgtgcagaacTCCAGCTTTTTAACTAACATGAGATTTTGGGGTTTTTAGGACATGAAGGTAGCCCAAAAGTCACTGATAACCTAAGCATACACTTGGGAGGAAGTATCTATGCATTCATTATAAAATAGCTGCTTGTTGAAAATTTAATCCCAATGGTAACTAGCATGATATTTTAACTCTAGTAGGCAAAGAGGAACATATGATTACCTCCAGGAGTCACAATAAGTAGAATTTTACAAGTGCTAGAAAAGTGCTATTGATGTCTTTATTAGCCTTCCCCCAAGGTCTATTCTAATTTTTTACAAGGCTAATGCTGCTCTGTTCAAAACTTGACAAACCTGTTAAAAAGTGAGAACAACTGATATACTTCAGTGGAGAATTAATTCCTTAGTCTTTTGTCTCCAAAGACCTGATCTTATATCTTTGGTGAAATAGCTTAGATGAATCTCATCTAGTACTCCATAAACTCAGCAATGTATTATGTGA
Coding sequences within:
- the FLRT2 gene encoding leucine-rich repeat transmembrane protein FLRT2 — translated: MGSWTRMWPSDWAVLMKSWLIFSLGLYMQVSKTLACPKVCRCDRNFVYCNERSLTSVPLGIPEGVTVLYLHNNQINNAGFPAELHNVQSVHTVYLYGNQLDEFPMNLPKNVRVLHLQENNIQTISRAALAQLLKLEELHLDDNSISTVGVEDGAFREAISLKLLFLSKNHLSSVPVGLPVDLQELRVDENRIAVISDLAFQNLTSLERLILDGNLLTNKGIAEGTFSHLSKLKEFSIVRNSLTYPPSDLPGTHLLRLYLQDNQITHIPLTAFSNLHKLERLDISNNQLRMLVKGVFDDLHNLRQLTVRNNPWLCDCSIKWVTEWLKFIPSSINVRGFMCQGPEQVRGMAVRELNMNMLSCPTTTPGLSLIITPVPATAKPTTLVPSSSVPPPSTKYSPLTPIIVTHPTVPDREDREKVTPPISERIQLSIHFVNDTCIQVNWISLFTVMAYKLTWVKMGHSLVGGIVQERIVSGEKQHLSLVNLEPKSTYRICLVPLDAYNNYRTGEDTVCSEATTKASFSNNGSNIPSSHEQTTSQNLGSPFLLAGLIGGAVIFVLVVLLSIFCWHMHKKGRYTSQKWKYNRGRRKDDYCEAGTKKDNSILEMTETSFQIVSLNNDQLLKGDFRLQPIYTPNGGINYTDCHIPNNIRYCNSNVSDLEHCHT